A genomic region of Leptospira mtsangambouensis contains the following coding sequences:
- a CDS encoding CDP-alcohol phosphatidyltransferase family protein: MKLKLTWIPNTLTLGNLTLGFVSMLLVAETNPSQANSHELYSLAGVFIILAALFDGFDGMAARALNCTSELGADLDSLADLTTFGIAPGFLSYKMFFYDIKLDIFDKPDYFPLGMFIAALYPICAAYRLARFNVAHDPKSFNGLPSPVAGVVIGIFPLVFSVSQVPVWIAVVFFVFTALLMVSTLRYSKPQVAIRGLFSWKKLGISILGLGLLLLTIGFYQWPYVMYGAVGFYVFSGIVSFLIQTIQDYRV; encoded by the coding sequence ATGAAACTAAAATTAACTTGGATTCCGAATACACTTACGCTGGGTAATTTAACTTTAGGATTTGTCTCTATGCTCCTTGTGGCAGAGACCAATCCATCTCAGGCAAATTCTCATGAACTTTATTCACTTGCAGGAGTGTTTATCATCTTAGCTGCGTTATTCGATGGTTTTGATGGAATGGCTGCTCGTGCTTTAAATTGTACAAGTGAATTGGGAGCTGACCTAGATAGCCTTGCCGACTTAACAACCTTTGGAATTGCACCAGGATTTTTATCGTACAAAATGTTCTTTTACGATATCAAATTGGATATCTTTGACAAACCTGATTATTTTCCATTAGGAATGTTCATCGCTGCACTTTATCCCATTTGTGCTGCTTACAGGTTGGCACGTTTTAATGTGGCACATGATCCCAAATCATTTAACGGACTTCCTTCTCCGGTGGCTGGGGTTGTGATTGGAATTTTTCCTTTGGTATTCTCCGTGTCCCAAGTGCCTGTGTGGATCGCAGTTGTATTTTTTGTATTCACTGCACTTCTTATGGTTTCCACATTAAGATACAGCAAACCACAAGTTGCCATCCGAGGACTTTTCTCTTGGAAAAAATTAGGGATTAGTATTCTGGGGTTAGGACTTTTGTTACTTACCATCGGGTTTTATCAATGGCCTTATGTAATGTATGGAGCAGTTGGATTTTATGTATTTTCTGGAATTGTTTCTTTTCTCATCCAGACCATCCAGGACTATCGGGTGTAA
- a CDS encoding STAS domain-containing protein — MFQHEINRENEKAIVLLKGSLSLRDTPKLKADIKTLIDTEDVKELVLDFKNLSYLDSSGIGILLHTYSWTKEKKKQVRIIHLSEEVKTIFTVANLLDIFQLKESN, encoded by the coding sequence ATGTTTCAGCATGAAATCAACCGAGAGAACGAGAAAGCCATAGTCCTTTTGAAAGGGTCCTTGTCCCTTCGAGACACTCCCAAACTGAAAGCGGACATCAAAACCTTGATTGATACAGAAGATGTCAAGGAACTCGTTTTGGATTTTAAAAACTTAAGTTATCTAGATTCCTCCGGGATCGGAATCCTACTCCATACTTACAGTTGGACTAAGGAAAAGAAAAAACAAGTTCGTATCATCCATCTTTCAGAGGAAGTAAAAACAATCTTTACCGTAGCCAACCTTCTGGATATTTTCCAACTCAAAGAATCAAACTAA
- a CDS encoding MBL fold metallo-hydrolase, whose protein sequence is MKIKFWGVRGSIGSPIRPESVKHKIEKILSLASPTDIQNEQSIHSFLNSLSFSSSSTYGGNTTCVEIRDKEGNLIIIDGGTGLRELGNQMMASEFGKGTGHAYWILTHTHWDHIQGIPFFVPLFLPGNHFEFISCMNDAEKRLEHQFVFTHFPVSFDHYAANKTFQYIEEGETISLGPHIQAFSKAVRHPGGSFSYRFMEEGKAIIFASDAEFNLEEMENIDTYIDYFRDADVLVFDTQYTFEESLQKIDWGHSSASIATDIALRAKVKKLVMFHHDPSYDDEKLDLVYLRALKYKEMFDPHGKLEIIMAYEGLEIEV, encoded by the coding sequence ATGAAAATCAAGTTTTGGGGTGTCCGCGGATCCATAGGTTCACCCATTCGGCCTGAAAGTGTTAAACACAAAATCGAAAAAATTCTTTCTTTGGCAAGTCCCACAGACATTCAAAACGAACAAAGTATCCATAGTTTCCTAAATTCATTAAGTTTTTCCTCTTCATCAACTTACGGTGGTAATACGACCTGTGTTGAAATTCGAGATAAAGAAGGAAATTTAATTATCATCGATGGGGGGACGGGGTTACGTGAACTTGGCAACCAAATGATGGCCTCCGAATTTGGAAAGGGTACAGGACATGCCTACTGGATCTTAACTCATACTCATTGGGATCATATCCAAGGAATTCCTTTTTTTGTTCCTCTATTTTTACCAGGCAATCATTTTGAATTTATTTCTTGTATGAACGATGCTGAAAAAAGATTGGAACACCAATTTGTATTCACTCATTTTCCAGTTTCGTTTGATCATTACGCTGCCAACAAAACCTTTCAGTATATTGAAGAAGGGGAAACGATATCTCTCGGGCCCCATATCCAAGCTTTTAGCAAAGCTGTAAGACATCCAGGTGGAAGTTTTTCATACCGGTTTATGGAAGAGGGAAAGGCAATCATATTTGCTTCCGATGCAGAATTCAATTTGGAAGAAATGGAAAATATCGATACCTATATTGATTATTTCAGGGATGCAGACGTTCTTGTTTTTGATACACAATATACTTTTGAAGAATCACTTCAAAAAATCGACTGGGGTCATAGTTCGGCATCCATTGCTACTGACATTGCCCTTCGTGCGAAGGTTAAAAAACTTGTCATGTTCCACCATGATCCTTCTTATGATGATGAAAAGTTGGATTTAGTATACTTACGAGCTCTCAAATACAAAGAGATGTTTGATCCCCATGGAAAATTAGAAATTATTATGGCTTATGAAGGTTTGGAAATAGAGGTTTAA
- the glpK gene encoding glycerol kinase GlpK, translating to MAKKNYIIGIDAGTTGIRTFCFNDKGKVISSAYQEFKQYYPKPGWVEHDPEEIWAKTQKLIGQAIKNGNLNPKDAVAIGITNQRETSVVWDKKTGKPVYNAIVWQCRRTSDICKDLKKQSLESNFRNKTGLVLDAYFSGTKIQWILDNVKGARARAEKGDLLFGTIDTWLLYKLTGHKEHKTDHTNASRTLLFNIQTKEWDEELCEILRVPMSMLPKAFNSRNLFGFTSSVKSLPDGIPISSLVGDQQGALFGQLCTEPGEAKNTYGTGCFLLFNVGDEFRISNQGLITTLALGPEGKTVYCLEGSVFIGGAVVQFLRDNLEFFEYSKDSEKLVKAIKTKDDLVFVPAFAGLGAPHWDQEARGAIFGLSRDTTPAQITRAALKAIALQSYELANAMEKETGKPLKFLRVDGGATSNAWLMQFQADILGTKVIRPQNVDTTVLGAAYLAGLERGFFKSVVSLRKEETKTTQFLPKMKESERKEEIDKWNWAITRVKTGN from the coding sequence ATGGCAAAAAAAAATTATATCATTGGAATTGATGCAGGTACTACAGGAATCAGAACGTTTTGTTTTAACGATAAAGGAAAAGTCATTTCTTCTGCTTACCAAGAATTCAAACAATACTATCCAAAACCAGGTTGGGTAGAACATGATCCAGAAGAGATCTGGGCCAAAACACAAAAACTCATTGGGCAAGCCATTAAAAATGGAAACTTAAATCCAAAGGATGCTGTTGCCATTGGAATCACCAACCAAAGAGAAACATCAGTGGTTTGGGATAAAAAGACCGGCAAACCAGTGTATAACGCCATTGTCTGGCAATGCCGAAGAACTTCAGATATTTGTAAGGATTTAAAAAAACAAAGTCTCGAATCCAATTTTCGAAACAAAACAGGCCTTGTTTTGGATGCTTATTTTTCGGGAACCAAAATCCAATGGATTCTTGATAACGTAAAAGGAGCTCGTGCCAGAGCAGAGAAGGGTGATTTGTTATTTGGAACCATCGACACTTGGCTTTTATACAAACTCACAGGTCACAAAGAACATAAAACAGATCATACCAATGCCTCAAGAACTCTGCTTTTTAATATCCAAACCAAAGAATGGGATGAGGAACTTTGTGAAATTTTGCGAGTGCCTATGTCAATGCTTCCGAAAGCATTCAACTCTCGAAATCTATTTGGATTCACATCAAGTGTAAAATCTCTTCCCGATGGAATTCCGATTTCTTCCCTAGTGGGAGACCAACAAGGGGCACTCTTTGGCCAATTGTGTACAGAACCTGGAGAAGCAAAAAACACTTATGGAACCGGATGTTTTTTACTCTTCAATGTAGGGGATGAATTTAGAATTTCAAACCAAGGACTCATCACCACATTGGCACTCGGTCCTGAAGGAAAAACTGTCTATTGTTTGGAAGGATCTGTGTTTATCGGTGGTGCAGTGGTTCAGTTCCTTCGTGACAACTTAGAATTTTTCGAATACTCCAAGGATTCTGAAAAATTAGTAAAGGCCATCAAAACAAAAGATGATTTGGTTTTTGTCCCTGCATTTGCTGGACTGGGAGCTCCGCATTGGGACCAAGAAGCACGTGGTGCCATCTTTGGTCTCTCTCGTGACACTACTCCTGCACAAATCACAAGAGCAGCCCTCAAAGCCATCGCCTTACAATCGTATGAGCTTGCTAATGCAATGGAAAAAGAAACGGGAAAACCTTTGAAGTTCTTACGTGTGGATGGGGGAGCGACTTCCAATGCTTGGCTTATGCAATTCCAAGCAGACATTCTCGGAACCAAAGTCATTCGTCCACAGAATGTTGACACAACGGTACTTGGTGCTGCTTACCTTGCTGGTCTCGAACGTGGATTTTTTAAATCGGTTGTTAGCCTTCGCAAAGAAGAAACCAAAACCACTCAGTTTCTGCCTAAGATGAAAGAGTCTGAAAGAAAAGAAGAAATTGATAAATGGAATTGGGCCATAACTCGGGTGAAAACGGGAAATTAG
- a CDS encoding FliG C-terminal domain-containing protein, which yields MIYRQGNNYHFFLANADSVARFQSSIFPFYPIPKKKIPELPSVTSDPILFPQFLYELQYNRQTFVSKSVITPTYMGSTKVPWDEESKPKPGFSPLTKTIDAVCNSPLFLYRGKRDQFQAAKYLSLRDIIHPELSEGLVREKIESLYFDVKSKTYLFRLVSILFSGTPKEEETIVSNLFRHEPEFAKFLNKQMFTVEMIPMIHGNFLQEILREHDERYIKYILPSLSKPVFDMIRSSISKNKMKQILEGPTKKPPEGEDLISLIETELYKRFARNIYYEEGSIFTYREKGEGEQKEEVLFSNAEKFQFFIDGSSLLFYGRTATKLFFKTNDWMESLRFDFFLSRKEIETKEFHRLPPDLIIEIPYYPTGIFLIGGGITKERKPFEFSLLWFDY from the coding sequence TTGATTTATAGACAAGGAAACAATTACCATTTTTTTTTAGCAAACGCCGACTCAGTTGCTCGGTTCCAATCTTCCATTTTTCCCTTCTACCCGATCCCCAAAAAAAAGATTCCAGAACTTCCTTCTGTGACTTCTGACCCGATTCTTTTTCCACAATTTTTATATGAACTACAATACAACAGGCAAACCTTTGTTTCCAAATCTGTGATCACACCAACTTACATGGGTAGTACGAAAGTACCCTGGGATGAGGAATCCAAACCAAAACCAGGGTTTTCTCCTTTAACCAAAACAATAGACGCTGTATGCAATTCTCCCTTGTTTTTATATAGAGGGAAACGGGATCAGTTCCAAGCGGCAAAGTATTTATCCCTCAGAGACATCATCCATCCAGAACTTTCGGAAGGCTTGGTGAGAGAAAAAATTGAGTCCTTGTATTTTGACGTCAAAAGTAAAACTTACCTTTTTCGATTAGTCTCCATTCTTTTTTCAGGAACCCCGAAAGAAGAAGAAACCATTGTATCTAATTTATTTCGCCATGAACCCGAATTTGCAAAATTCTTAAACAAACAGATGTTTACTGTAGAAATGATTCCCATGATTCATGGAAACTTTTTACAAGAGATTCTTCGTGAACATGATGAAAGGTATATCAAATACATCCTTCCCAGTCTTTCCAAACCAGTATTTGATATGATTCGGTCTTCCATTTCCAAAAATAAAATGAAACAGATTTTAGAGGGACCAACAAAAAAACCACCAGAAGGCGAAGATTTGATTTCTCTCATTGAGACGGAACTTTACAAACGATTTGCCAGAAATATTTATTATGAAGAAGGATCCATCTTTACATACCGGGAAAAGGGAGAAGGAGAACAAAAGGAAGAGGTTCTCTTTTCCAATGCAGAGAAGTTTCAATTTTTTATCGATGGAAGTTCGCTCCTTTTTTATGGAAGGACGGCCACAAAACTTTTTTTTAAAACAAATGATTGGATGGAGAGTTTACGATTTGATTTCTTTTTATCACGAAAAGAAATCGAAACAAAAGAATTTCACAGGCTTCCCCCCGACCTAATCATTGAAATTCCTTATTACCCAACTGGGATTTTTCTTATAGGTGGAGGGATCACCAAAGAGAGGAAACCATTCGAATTTTCTCTTCTTTGGTTTGATTACTAA
- a CDS encoding iron-containing alcohol dehydrogenase — MPVLPEWINFQFPPKIHFEIDCGYKLGSFVKNIGSRVVLITTQKELENAEELSIIKTSLEKHAEGVIIYDDIVDRVHFKDLDSCAHFLRISNADCVVAYGSFESVNAGKAASLLATNDLFAEELLIGKKQPKKKGLPLIVVPTKPLLGNECSPFFSIVDDKDKNRKYFAHEWAFPELIVSDPKIGAGMSSSETAKTGISILSAAVDSILSKYANEITSSTALRSIELISKNIVPAIREPRNLGPKNSIYAASLLAGIAQSTSSLGLCYALSLAVTTVTNLDIFQSMSILLPHVMEYNLTSSAGKYVMIARALDEDVTNISVIEAAIKAVEGIRKIYLELRIPQRLSEYEVKKIDLPGIATLAATYSFLDCLPRELPKNEIETILVAAF, encoded by the coding sequence ATGCCAGTTCTCCCCGAATGGATTAATTTTCAATTTCCACCTAAAATTCACTTCGAAATCGATTGTGGATACAAACTTGGATCTTTTGTCAAAAACATTGGGTCTAGAGTGGTTCTTATCACCACACAGAAAGAACTAGAAAACGCCGAAGAACTTTCCATCATCAAAACCAGTCTCGAAAAACACGCAGAAGGTGTGATCATCTATGATGACATCGTGGACCGAGTTCATTTTAAAGATTTAGATTCCTGTGCCCACTTCCTTAGAATTTCCAATGCTGATTGTGTAGTGGCTTATGGTTCCTTTGAATCGGTTAACGCAGGTAAGGCGGCATCTCTTCTTGCTACCAATGATCTTTTTGCAGAAGAACTCCTCATTGGAAAAAAACAACCTAAGAAAAAAGGCCTTCCTTTGATTGTGGTTCCTACAAAACCCCTACTCGGAAATGAATGTTCTCCTTTCTTTTCGATTGTGGATGATAAAGATAAAAATAGAAAGTACTTTGCTCATGAGTGGGCGTTTCCAGAACTCATTGTCTCCGATCCAAAAATTGGCGCAGGGATGTCTAGTTCGGAAACTGCCAAAACAGGAATCTCTATTTTATCAGCGGCTGTTGATAGTATTCTTTCTAAATATGCAAACGAGATCACTTCTTCCACTGCACTACGCTCCATCGAACTTATCTCCAAAAACATTGTACCTGCCATTCGAGAACCAAGAAACCTAGGACCGAAGAACTCCATTTATGCGGCAAGTTTACTTGCAGGAATTGCACAATCCACAAGTAGCCTTGGACTCTGTTATGCATTGTCACTAGCAGTGACAACGGTGACCAACTTAGATATCTTTCAAAGTATGTCGATCCTTCTCCCACATGTGATGGAATACAACCTCACCTCATCTGCTGGTAAGTATGTAATGATCGCAAGGGCTCTGGATGAAGACGTTACCAATATCTCCGTGATTGAAGCGGCCATCAAAGCTGTAGAAGGAATTCGTAAAATTTATTTAGAACTTCGCATTCCCCAAAGGTTGTCAGAATACGAAGTGAAAAAAATCGACCTTCCAGGGATTGCTACCTTGGCAGCAACTTATTCGTTTCTTGATTGTCTTCCTAGAGAACTTCCTAAAAATGAAATCGAAACCATCCTTGTGGCTGCGTTTTAG
- a CDS encoding flagellar biosynthesis anti-sigma factor FlgM, whose protein sequence is MNVDKVGRVGGYGYEPKKTQGPKETEAQAPVDTISISDAAKKIASEAKLQAEVKQIAKQIVQAPPEEDRTEKIKAIKERLKNGDYDNLSTEMLDKISDQIASTFLGQQ, encoded by the coding sequence ATGAACGTCGACAAAGTAGGACGAGTTGGTGGTTACGGGTACGAACCAAAAAAAACTCAAGGGCCAAAAGAAACGGAAGCACAAGCTCCGGTAGATACAATCTCCATTTCTGACGCTGCCAAAAAAATTGCATCGGAAGCGAAGCTTCAAGCAGAAGTAAAACAAATCGCAAAACAAATCGTACAAGCTCCTCCTGAAGAAGATCGTACGGAAAAAATCAAAGCGATCAAAGAACGATTGAAAAACGGCGACTACGACAATCTCTCTACAGAGATGTTGGATAAAATCTCCGACCAAATCGCGTCAACTTTCCTCGGACAACAGTAA
- the rsmI gene encoding 16S rRNA (cytidine(1402)-2'-O)-methyltransferase, giving the protein MAHKREVGSLYVVATPIGNLGDITLRALEIFKEVDLVLCESAKETRSLFSKLEITTPVLALYKDSSETPFANVLDQLKVGKSMALVSDAGTPGVSDPGSQMVRIAREKGIRIVPVPGASALTALLSVSGFQVNPTYFLGFLSEKPSKKRRELERASEIDGLVVFYESVHKLPRLYPMLEELFPETEVLVGRELTKTFEEVLYYANPKELAKDPPNAKGEFVFLLNHRKKTLKGNSDSSDM; this is encoded by the coding sequence TTGGCCCATAAGCGGGAGGTTGGTTCTCTCTATGTTGTGGCCACGCCCATCGGAAACTTGGGTGATATCACGCTACGAGCCTTGGAAATCTTTAAAGAAGTGGACCTAGTCCTTTGCGAATCAGCCAAAGAAACTCGTTCTCTATTTTCTAAATTAGAAATCACAACACCGGTCCTTGCCCTTTATAAAGATAGTTCGGAAACCCCATTTGCCAACGTCCTAGACCAACTCAAAGTCGGGAAATCAATGGCCCTGGTTTCGGATGCCGGAACTCCGGGGGTTTCGGATCCTGGTAGCCAGATGGTGCGCATTGCTCGGGAAAAGGGAATTCGGATTGTCCCGGTTCCAGGAGCTTCTGCCCTAACCGCTTTACTCTCTGTTTCTGGATTTCAGGTCAATCCCACATATTTTTTGGGGTTCCTCTCTGAAAAACCGAGTAAAAAACGCCGAGAATTAGAAAGAGCCTCTGAGATCGATGGACTTGTTGTTTTTTATGAATCGGTCCACAAACTCCCAAGGCTCTACCCAATGCTCGAAGAGCTCTTTCCGGAAACGGAAGTGCTTGTGGGAAGGGAGTTGACAAAGACCTTTGAAGAGGTACTTTACTATGCAAATCCTAAGGAATTGGCTAAAGATCCGCCAAACGCCAAAGGAGAGTTTGTTTTTCTCTTAAACCATCGAAAAAAAACACTTAAGGGAAATTCGGATTCCTCCGATATGTGA
- a CDS encoding LIC11073 family putative lipoprotein, protein MRFPSLHPIYLVGISFLSFFHCGINTDTPVAPFVFLVPPNVPQILSVVAVNSNITNDYQTDFYNYNADPRPEFILRYFVTNREPQFLGYNLYVTTAFPGIIQTIQGEWLEDGVQPSFPHLPYEASTSSSKVVTKRIRFAVPPPGAEFFQKCQIYNFTMRSMLTGGLISNPSTAVSTCAIPNRVNDIQTLCATGAGCNTSTCANPTCATPSACALGTACNPCTKGNNELGCTCPAGQSPPGCQYVGP, encoded by the coding sequence ATGCGTTTTCCTTCTTTACATCCAATTTACTTAGTCGGCATATCTTTTCTCTCTTTTTTTCACTGCGGGATCAATACAGATACGCCCGTTGCTCCCTTTGTGTTTTTGGTTCCACCCAATGTGCCACAGATCCTTTCGGTTGTGGCGGTCAATAGCAACATTACCAACGATTACCAAACTGATTTTTACAATTATAATGCAGACCCAAGACCTGAGTTTATCTTACGTTATTTTGTGACCAACAGAGAACCGCAATTTTTGGGTTACAATCTCTACGTGACAACAGCCTTCCCGGGAATCATTCAAACCATCCAAGGAGAATGGCTGGAAGATGGGGTCCAACCTAGTTTTCCTCACCTTCCTTATGAAGCCTCCACTTCCTCAAGTAAGGTAGTGACCAAAAGGATTCGGTTTGCGGTTCCACCACCTGGGGCCGAATTCTTTCAAAAATGCCAAATTTACAATTTTACCATGCGGTCGATGCTTACGGGAGGGCTTATCTCCAACCCTTCTACGGCCGTGAGCACCTGTGCCATCCCCAACCGAGTGAATGATATCCAAACACTCTGTGCCACGGGAGCAGGTTGTAATACCTCCACCTGCGCCAATCCAACTTGCGCGACACCGAGTGCCTGTGCTCTAGGAACTGCCTGTAATCCCTGCACCAAAGGAAATAATGAACTTGGGTGCACTTGTCCTGCCGGCCAATCTCCCCCAGGATGCCAATACGTTGGCCCATAA
- a CDS encoding LIC_20245 family lipoprotein — protein MGIQKKLLFVSIALIGLFFLILLVMGGEDEEEARRKKERGSQALALFGGGSSNPKGTNRLGVRGEEAGSIFDSDYYNAGGMRYEEDGNLAGSESGEVPINPQTGKPYPPEAMQAFEELREQFPDNDLIPKRTTAEEKKKAAEFNQKLSRATNSVFGGNANSTDVALYYNHVRKQGKDRLEIINYLIESQGGDDPEMDKKFQEILKNIQYQNEQVEKEAAGAFEKAGLPPPG, from the coding sequence ATGGGAATCCAAAAAAAATTACTCTTTGTCTCTATCGCACTGATTGGGCTTTTTTTTCTCATCTTACTCGTTATGGGTGGAGAGGATGAAGAAGAGGCTCGTCGTAAAAAAGAAAGAGGGTCTCAGGCCCTAGCCCTATTTGGGGGTGGAAGCAGCAACCCGAAAGGAACCAATCGTTTGGGGGTACGTGGGGAAGAAGCAGGTTCTATCTTCGATTCCGACTACTACAATGCTGGTGGGATGCGTTATGAAGAAGATGGGAATCTTGCAGGTTCAGAATCGGGCGAAGTTCCGATCAATCCACAAACAGGTAAACCCTATCCTCCAGAGGCCATGCAGGCTTTTGAGGAACTGCGAGAACAATTTCCAGATAACGATTTGATTCCGAAACGAACCACTGCCGAAGAGAAAAAAAAGGCAGCTGAATTTAATCAAAAACTATCACGAGCCACAAACTCTGTGTTTGGCGGAAATGCGAATTCGACGGATGTTGCCTTATATTATAACCATGTTCGAAAACAAGGAAAGGATCGATTGGAAATCATTAACTACCTAATTGAATCTCAAGGTGGAGATGATCCCGAGATGGATAAAAAATTCCAAGAGATCTTGAAAAACATCCAATACCAAAACGAACAGGTGGAAAAAGAGGCAGCAGGTGCTTTCGAAAAAGCGGGCCTTCCTCCGCCGGGTTAA